In one window of Pseudoliparis swirei isolate HS2019 ecotype Mariana Trench chromosome 15, NWPU_hadal_v1, whole genome shotgun sequence DNA:
- the LOC130205650 gene encoding lamin-B1-like: MATSPRITRLEEKRQLQDLNDRLAVYIDKVRSLESENDVLQLTITEKEDVRSREVTGLKALYETELADARRSLDESSKERARLLIELGKIQSEHQQLLLN, translated from the coding sequence atggcAACTAGTCCCAGGATCACCCGGCTGGAGGAGAAGCGGCAGCTCCAGGACCTCAACGATCGTCTGGCGGTGTACATTGACAAGGTCCGCAGCTTGGAGTCGGAGAACGACGTCCTCCAGTTGACCATCACGGAGAAGGAGGACGTCAGGAGCCGCGAGGTGACTGGACTCAAGGCCCTCTACGAGACGGAGCTAGCGGACGCCCGGAGGAGCCTGGACGAGTCCTCCAAGGAGCGGGCCCGGCTGCTGATCGAGCTGGGGAAGATCCAGAGCGAGCACCAGCAGCTACTGCTCAACTAA
- the LOC130205764 gene encoding lamin-B1-like isoform X1, translating to MATTTPTGQRSKGSTPLTANRITRLEEKRQLQDLNDRLVVYIDKVRSLESENDVLQVTITKKEDVRSREVTGLKALYETELADARRSLDESSKERARLQIELGKIQSEHQQLQLNGGYKGDSPAPQEPTDQQNSGKLRRIEHALLAAKWWRTWPLKEKVTEVTLMDRAEPLKARGKNMRRGRS from the exons atggcgACAACTACTCCCACCGGTCAGCGGAGCAAGGGCAGCACTCCGTTGACCGCAAACAGGATCACCCGGCTGGAGGAGAAGCGGCAGCTCCAGGACCTCAACGATCGTCTGGTGGTGTACATTGACAAGGTCCGCAGCTTGGAGTCGGAGAACGACGTCCTCCAGGTCACCATCACGAAGAAGGAGGACGTCAGGAGCCGCGAGGTGACTGGACTCAAGGCCCTCTACGAGACGGAGCTAGCGGACGCCCGGAGGAGCCTGGACGAGTCCTCCAAGGAGCGGGCCCGGCTGCAGATCGAGCTGGGGAAGATCCAGAGCGAgcaccagcagctccagctcAA TGGAGGATATAAGGGAGACAGCCCTGCACCTCAAGAGCCGACAGACCAACAG AATTCTGGAAAATTAAGAAGAATTGAGCATGCTCTGTTGGCAGCCAAGTGGTGGCGGACCTGGCCTTTAAAGGAGAAAGTGACCGAGGTGACGCTAATGGACCGAGCAGAACCGCTAAAGGCCAGAGGAAAAAACATGCGGAGAGGAAGAAGCTGA
- the LOC130205764 gene encoding lamin-B1-like isoform X3, which translates to MATTTPTGQRSKGSTPLTANRITRLEEKRQLQDLNDRLVVYIDKVRSLESENDVLQVTITKKEDVRSREVTGLKALYETELADARRSLDESSKERARLQIELGKIQSEHQQLQLNGGYKGDSPAPQEPTDQQ; encoded by the exons atggcgACAACTACTCCCACCGGTCAGCGGAGCAAGGGCAGCACTCCGTTGACCGCAAACAGGATCACCCGGCTGGAGGAGAAGCGGCAGCTCCAGGACCTCAACGATCGTCTGGTGGTGTACATTGACAAGGTCCGCAGCTTGGAGTCGGAGAACGACGTCCTCCAGGTCACCATCACGAAGAAGGAGGACGTCAGGAGCCGCGAGGTGACTGGACTCAAGGCCCTCTACGAGACGGAGCTAGCGGACGCCCGGAGGAGCCTGGACGAGTCCTCCAAGGAGCGGGCCCGGCTGCAGATCGAGCTGGGGAAGATCCAGAGCGAgcaccagcagctccagctcAA TGGAGGATATAAGGGAGACAGCCCTGCACCTCAAGAGCCGACAGACCAACAG taa
- the LOC130205764 gene encoding lamin-B1-like isoform X2, giving the protein MATTTPTGQRSKGSTPLTANRITRLEEKRQLQDLNDRLVVYIDKVRSLESENDVLQVTITKKEDVRSREVTGLKALYETELADARRSLDESSKERARLQIELGKIQSEHQQLQLNGGYKGDSPAPQEPTDQQSLTFLLHLSLPV; this is encoded by the exons atggcgACAACTACTCCCACCGGTCAGCGGAGCAAGGGCAGCACTCCGTTGACCGCAAACAGGATCACCCGGCTGGAGGAGAAGCGGCAGCTCCAGGACCTCAACGATCGTCTGGTGGTGTACATTGACAAGGTCCGCAGCTTGGAGTCGGAGAACGACGTCCTCCAGGTCACCATCACGAAGAAGGAGGACGTCAGGAGCCGCGAGGTGACTGGACTCAAGGCCCTCTACGAGACGGAGCTAGCGGACGCCCGGAGGAGCCTGGACGAGTCCTCCAAGGAGCGGGCCCGGCTGCAGATCGAGCTGGGGAAGATCCAGAGCGAgcaccagcagctccagctcAA TGGAGGATATAAGGGAGACAGCCCTGCACCTCAAGAGCCGACAGACCAACAG AGTCTGACGTTCCTTCTGCACTTGAGCTTACCCGTGTGA